Proteins found in one Lutimonas zeaxanthinifaciens genomic segment:
- a CDS encoding glycosyltransferase family 4 protein, whose product MRILLIHQYFLEKGDGGGSRFNEMTQVWEEQGHEVTVLAGMVHYNTGKKPKRYKGKFIYKDLNFYRNVDVIRCHVSEAYNVNFLGRLWAYFSFVFSSIWAGLFKVEGKFDVIIVTSPPLFVGITAYVLSKFKRLPFVFEIRDLWPESAIDTGVLQNKTIIKFAYWFEKFIYNKSSLINVLTPAFRDKLINEKNLPENKVIMIPNAADFSLAEKVSASFNIDQFKKDHNLENKFVITYVGAHGVANHLIQLIDAAEQLKGTNVLIQLIGSGMQKNELKQEVISREIDNVRFVDPVPKAEVFKYILASDMGASVLKKVDTFKTIYSNKTFDYMSCKKPVLLAIDGVSRELVEKANCGFYVEPEDPNKIVEGIQDAIANKSGLKNLGENGYNYAKSHFDRVKLARDYIDRVLKLITINV is encoded by the coding sequence ATGAGAATACTATTAATTCATCAGTACTTTTTGGAGAAAGGAGACGGAGGAGGCTCTAGATTTAATGAAATGACTCAGGTCTGGGAAGAACAAGGGCATGAGGTTACTGTTTTGGCAGGAATGGTACACTATAATACAGGTAAAAAACCGAAACGATATAAGGGTAAGTTTATTTATAAGGACTTAAATTTTTATCGTAATGTCGATGTGATTCGATGTCATGTTTCTGAGGCGTACAATGTGAATTTTCTTGGAAGGCTTTGGGCCTATTTTTCTTTTGTATTTTCCAGTATATGGGCAGGGCTGTTTAAGGTTGAAGGAAAATTTGATGTGATCATAGTGACTTCACCTCCTTTATTTGTAGGTATAACCGCTTATGTGTTGTCGAAATTTAAGAGATTGCCTTTTGTTTTTGAAATCAGGGATTTATGGCCTGAATCAGCGATCGATACCGGTGTTTTACAAAATAAAACGATTATTAAATTTGCCTATTGGTTTGAAAAATTTATCTACAACAAATCCAGCCTGATCAATGTTTTAACACCGGCATTTAGGGATAAGCTGATAAATGAGAAAAACTTACCTGAAAATAAGGTGATTATGATTCCGAATGCAGCTGATTTTTCTTTAGCGGAGAAAGTGTCAGCTTCTTTCAATATTGATCAATTTAAAAAGGATCATAATTTGGAAAATAAATTTGTAATCACTTATGTAGGTGCACATGGCGTTGCAAATCATTTAATTCAATTGATTGATGCTGCCGAGCAATTAAAGGGTACAAATGTGTTAATACAATTGATCGGATCAGGGATGCAGAAAAATGAATTGAAACAAGAAGTTATTTCCAGAGAAATAGATAATGTTCGATTTGTGGACCCAGTACCAAAAGCCGAGGTATTTAAATATATATTGGCATCTGACATGGGAGCTTCTGTTTTAAAAAAGGTGGACACTTTCAAAACAATATATTCCAATAAGACTTTTGACTATATGTCATGTAAAAAACCTGTATTATTGGCCATTGACGGAGTTTCACGTGAGTTAGTTGAAAAAGCCAATTGTGGATTTTATGTTGAGCCGGAGGATCCAAATAAAATTGTGGAGGGGATACAAGATGCAATAGCTAATAAATCGGGGTTAAAGAATTTAGGAGAAAATGGTTATAACTATGCAAAAAGTCATTTTGATAGGGTAAAATTAGCAAGAGATTATATAGATAGAGTCCTTAAATTAATTACAATTAATGTATAA
- a CDS encoding sugar transferase, with amino-acid sequence MYKFVLKRILDFLISMMGLLILSPLILLITILLFTANRGNPFFFQLRPGRDQKIFKIVKFRTMTNQKDNEGNLLPDDQRLTKIGKLVRKTSLDEIPQLFNVLKGDMSLIGPRPLLIEYLPLYSQFQNRRHEIRPGITGWAQVNGRNTLSWNKKFEYDVWYVDHLSFILDIKIILMTVKKVFISEGISAEGKATMDVFRGNNV; translated from the coding sequence ATGTATAAGTTTGTTTTAAAAAGAATACTAGATTTTCTTATTTCAATGATGGGTTTATTAATCCTGAGCCCTTTGATTTTATTGATTACAATCCTGCTATTCACTGCAAATCGAGGAAATCCCTTTTTTTTTCAGTTAAGGCCTGGTAGAGATCAAAAAATTTTTAAAATTGTCAAGTTTAGGACGATGACGAATCAAAAGGATAATGAAGGGAACCTATTACCTGATGATCAGAGATTGACAAAAATTGGAAAACTTGTGAGAAAAACTTCCTTGGATGAAATTCCACAATTATTCAATGTTTTGAAAGGTGATATGAGTTTAATTGGACCAAGGCCTTTGTTGATTGAGTATTTACCCTTGTATTCTCAATTTCAAAACAGAAGACACGAAATAAGACCTGGTATTACGGGTTGGGCTCAGGTTAACGGGAGAAATACATTATCTTGGAATAAAAAATTCGAATATGATGTTTGGTATGTGGATCATCTTTCGTTCATCTTAGACATAAAGATTATTTTGATGACAGTTAAAAAAGTTTTTATTTCCGAGGGAATTTCTGCTGAAGGTAAGGCTACAATGGATGTTTTTAGGGGCAATAATGTTTAA
- a CDS encoding acetyltransferase, translating into MVLYGASGHAKVVIDILKRNNINVSRILDDNVELEFLNGFPVTHRGKINDIHEELIITIGDNRIRKVIVDQNSFNYGNAIHPSSVTDNTVKIGEGSVVMAGAVINADTFIGKHCIVNTSASIDHDCSLQDYVHISPNATICGGIKIGEGTQIGAGAVIMPNLKIGEWCKIGAGAVVISDVPDGATIVGNPGRNIKI; encoded by the coding sequence ATGGTATTATACGGGGCAAGTGGTCACGCAAAAGTGGTTATTGACATTTTAAAACGAAATAATATAAACGTATCACGTATTTTAGATGATAATGTTGAATTAGAATTTTTAAATGGATTTCCGGTAACTCACCGGGGAAAGATCAACGATATTCATGAGGAACTGATTATCACTATCGGAGACAATAGAATCAGAAAGGTTATAGTTGATCAGAATTCATTTAATTATGGAAATGCAATACATCCGTCTTCAGTAACTGATAATACGGTTAAAATAGGAGAAGGAAGTGTTGTTATGGCTGGTGCCGTAATTAATGCAGATACATTTATTGGAAAGCACTGTATTGTCAATACAAGTGCTTCGATCGATCATGACTGTTCTCTTCAAGATTATGTTCATATTTCGCCAAACGCAACAATTTGTGGAGGAATTAAAATTGGCGAAGGAACTCAAATAGGAGCGGGAGCTGTTATTATGCCAAATTTGAAAATTGGTGAATGGTGCAAAATTGGAGCAGGAGCTGTAGTGATAAGTGATGTCCCAGATGGTGCAACGATCGTTGGAAACCCCGGGAGAAATATTAAAATTTGA
- a CDS encoding DegT/DnrJ/EryC1/StrS family aminotransferase, with translation MNNKIWLSSPHLTGEEQKYVKEAFDTNWVAPLGPNVNGLEEDICKYTGAKSCSALSSGTAAIHLSLIMLGVEKGDEVICSSFTFSATANPIRYQQAIPIFVDSESQTWNMSPELLEEAIVDRLSSGSKPKAIILVHLYGMPAKMEELMAISEKYEIPVIEDAAEALGSKYRDQPMGTFSDYGIFSFNGNKIITTSGGGALVSKNTEICKKATFLATQARDQAPHYQHSEIGYNYRMSNIIAGIGRGQMEVLDDRVISRRKNFEFYKKELSEFTDIHFVEESEGFYANRWLTTILTDSFETREEIRLSLEKDNIESRPLWKPMHLQPVFKGFPVYSDGTSEDFFNRGLCLPSGSNLTTNELNRVVSKLKSTL, from the coding sequence ATGAATAATAAAATTTGGCTTTCTTCACCTCATCTTACAGGAGAGGAACAAAAATATGTAAAGGAAGCTTTTGATACGAATTGGGTGGCTCCTCTGGGACCAAATGTTAATGGCCTTGAGGAAGATATATGTAAATATACGGGTGCAAAATCCTGTTCAGCTCTAAGCTCTGGTACTGCTGCGATACATTTATCTTTGATCATGCTGGGAGTTGAAAAAGGAGATGAGGTTATTTGTTCATCCTTTACATTTTCCGCAACGGCAAATCCTATTCGTTATCAGCAGGCTATTCCGATTTTTGTAGATTCAGAATCTCAAACATGGAACATGAGCCCCGAATTATTGGAGGAAGCGATAGTTGATCGATTATCTTCGGGTTCCAAACCGAAGGCTATTATTTTGGTTCATCTCTATGGTATGCCTGCCAAAATGGAAGAGCTGATGGCGATTTCAGAAAAATATGAAATTCCAGTTATTGAGGATGCAGCAGAGGCCCTGGGTTCTAAATACCGGGATCAGCCAATGGGTACATTTAGTGATTATGGAATATTTTCATTTAACGGAAATAAAATTATCACAACATCAGGAGGAGGTGCTTTGGTTTCCAAAAATACTGAGATTTGTAAAAAAGCAACTTTCCTTGCAACACAGGCAAGAGATCAGGCTCCCCATTATCAGCACTCTGAAATTGGATACAACTACCGGATGAGTAATATTATAGCAGGGATTGGACGAGGACAAATGGAAGTTTTAGATGATCGGGTTATATCAAGACGCAAGAATTTTGAATTCTACAAAAAAGAACTATCGGAATTTACTGATATTCATTTTGTTGAAGAATCAGAAGGGTTTTATGCGAACAGATGGTTGACAACCATATTGACAGATAGCTTTGAAACCAGAGAAGAAATCAGGTTGTCACTAGAAAAAGATAATATTGAATCTCGACCTCTTTGGAAGCCAATGCATTTGCAGCCTGTTTTTAAAGGGTTCCCTGTTTACTCTGATGGTACGTCTGAAGATTTTTTTAATAGAGGGCTTTGCCTTCCAAGTGGTTCAAATTTGACAACTAATGAATTAAATAGAGTTGTTTCAAAATTAAAGTCGACACTTTAA
- the wecB gene encoding non-hydrolyzing UDP-N-acetylglucosamine 2-epimerase: MKLDIIAGARPNFMKIAPIIEALEKASDQIQYRLIHTGQHYDKKMSGNFFEQLGIPEPDINLEVGSGTQAQQTGRIMERYEALLLKEPCDWMLCVGDVTSTMACSIAAKKLKLGVIHVEEGIRSNDLTMPEEINRIVTDSITDIFYTTSEVANENLRKLGHEESKIRYVGNTMIDTLLKNMPRFIRPAAWDDHDLKEKGYFVMTLHRPANVDKETKLKKLIDEIVEGSNGMPIIFPVHPRTAKILKSLGIKAENLHMIEPLGYLEFNYLVQHSFAVVTDSGGITEETTVMKVPCMTLRDNTERPETITIGTNELVGTNPQNVAPYMNKLHKGEWKIGDIPYLWDGKTAVRIVDDLLTL, encoded by the coding sequence ATGAAACTAGATATCATAGCCGGAGCAAGACCTAACTTTATGAAAATAGCTCCAATTATTGAGGCATTAGAGAAGGCGTCTGACCAAATTCAATATCGACTTATCCATACAGGACAGCATTATGACAAGAAAATGTCCGGTAATTTTTTCGAACAATTGGGTATCCCGGAACCTGACATAAATCTTGAAGTGGGGTCAGGAACACAAGCCCAACAGACTGGTAGGATAATGGAGCGATATGAAGCCTTGTTACTAAAAGAACCTTGTGATTGGATGTTGTGTGTAGGAGATGTAACATCAACAATGGCCTGTAGCATCGCAGCTAAAAAATTAAAACTAGGCGTCATTCATGTAGAAGAAGGAATTAGATCAAATGATTTGACAATGCCTGAGGAAATCAATCGAATAGTTACGGACTCAATAACTGATATTTTTTATACAACCAGCGAAGTGGCCAATGAGAATTTACGAAAATTGGGCCATGAGGAATCAAAGATCAGGTATGTTGGTAATACTATGATAGATACGTTATTAAAAAATATGCCTCGCTTTATTCGGCCTGCAGCTTGGGATGATCATGACTTAAAGGAAAAAGGATACTTTGTTATGACACTTCATCGTCCTGCAAATGTCGATAAAGAAACAAAACTGAAAAAACTAATTGATGAGATTGTCGAAGGATCCAATGGAATGCCAATTATATTTCCGGTTCATCCCAGGACCGCTAAGATTCTTAAAAGCTTAGGAATCAAAGCTGAGAATCTTCATATGATTGAACCTCTTGGCTATCTTGAATTTAACTACTTAGTTCAGCATTCTTTTGCTGTAGTTACAGATTCAGGAGGGATAACAGAAGAAACAACGGTTATGAAGGTACCTTGTATGACTTTAAGAGATAATACCGAACGTCCTGAGACGATAACAATTGGAACCAATGAATTGGTAGGAACCAACCCACAAAATGTGGCACCATATATGAATAAACTTCATAAAGGAGAATGGAAAATTGGAGATATACCTTATCTATGGGATGGTAAGACCGCTGTTCGAATTGTAGATGATCTTTTAACTCTATAA
- a CDS encoding polysaccharide biosynthesis protein: MTKSIFNNATYTSRWIVLMIDLSLSMQAFFLAYLIRFNFSLQFGAFDFTKQLPLVGMASLLGFLTVGSFKGIVRHTGTKDAINVFWASTVVAAILFTSALVIRNFNVYQVYSIPLSIISVHYLLNIVILIASRFIFKYLFDRIASNYQKPKNVLIYGAGESGLITYTTLSNSISNKYKIVGFLDDAPLKIGKQFNRIRIYDPKSIDSNFIQKHDIKEIIVSIQKIKPFELFEKVDNLTNLPVTIKIVPPVQQWIDGELNVGQIKEVKIEDLLERTPIKINNPVLRKELDAKVVLVTGAAGSIGSEIAEQISRYTYKHLILLDQAESALYDLQQKFVREEVENFSIELADIRNQERIESLFENKSIDLIFHAAAYKHVPLMEDNPYEAVRVNVYGSSLLMKNAIKHNVQKFIMVSTDKAVNPTNVMGATKRVAELYANCLNTQGKTKFVTTRFGNVLGSNGSVIPLFKRQIEKGGPLTVTHESITRFFMTIPEACQLVLEAGVMGNGGEIYVFDMGESVKIFDLAKKMIHLSGRKYPEDIDIKITGLRPGEKLYEELLSNEENTIPTYNEKIMIAKTDNINVDHIKAKIDSLISELSIDHLRLVKKMKAIVPEYISNNSEFEELDDVQVKVKKLKIS; encoded by the coding sequence ATGACCAAATCTATTTTCAACAATGCAACTTATACCTCTCGATGGATCGTTTTGATGATCGATTTATCCTTAAGTATGCAGGCGTTCTTCTTAGCCTACTTGATTCGATTTAATTTCTCTCTTCAGTTCGGTGCATTTGATTTTACAAAGCAATTACCATTAGTTGGAATGGCATCTCTTTTGGGATTTTTGACCGTCGGTTCGTTCAAGGGAATTGTCAGGCATACGGGAACCAAGGATGCCATTAATGTATTCTGGGCCTCAACGGTTGTTGCTGCTATTTTATTTACATCCGCTTTGGTAATCAGGAATTTTAATGTTTATCAGGTTTATTCAATTCCACTATCCATAATTTCTGTTCATTATTTATTGAACATTGTCATCTTAATTGCAAGTCGATTCATCTTCAAATACTTGTTTGATCGAATCGCGTCAAACTATCAGAAACCAAAGAATGTTTTGATTTATGGGGCGGGTGAATCAGGATTAATTACATATACGACCTTAAGCAACAGTATTTCTAATAAATATAAGATTGTGGGTTTTTTAGATGATGCTCCTCTGAAGATCGGTAAGCAGTTTAACAGAATTAGAATTTACGATCCTAAATCTATTGATAGTAATTTTATTCAGAAACATGATATAAAAGAAATCATTGTTTCAATTCAAAAAATAAAGCCGTTTGAGTTATTTGAAAAAGTCGATAATCTTACGAATTTACCCGTAACTATCAAAATCGTACCTCCGGTTCAGCAATGGATTGATGGAGAGTTAAACGTGGGGCAGATCAAGGAGGTAAAGATTGAGGATCTTTTGGAAAGAACTCCGATCAAGATCAATAATCCTGTACTGCGCAAGGAACTGGATGCCAAGGTTGTTTTGGTTACCGGAGCTGCGGGTTCCATTGGGAGCGAGATCGCGGAACAGATCAGTAGATATACCTATAAACACCTGATCCTTTTAGATCAGGCTGAGTCGGCACTTTATGACCTTCAGCAAAAATTTGTTAGAGAAGAGGTTGAAAATTTTTCCATAGAATTGGCTGACATTCGAAACCAAGAAAGGATTGAATCATTATTTGAGAATAAAAGCATTGATTTGATTTTTCATGCCGCAGCCTATAAACACGTCCCTTTGATGGAGGACAATCCTTATGAAGCGGTTCGAGTAAACGTTTATGGTTCGAGTTTGTTGATGAAAAATGCAATTAAGCATAATGTTCAGAAATTCATTATGGTTTCTACAGATAAAGCGGTTAACCCAACGAATGTCATGGGTGCAACCAAACGTGTGGCGGAACTTTATGCCAATTGTTTGAATACACAAGGCAAGACTAAATTTGTAACTACGAGATTTGGTAATGTGCTGGGTTCAAACGGTTCTGTAATTCCATTGTTTAAAAGACAGATTGAAAAGGGTGGTCCACTGACGGTAACCCATGAGAGTATTACACGTTTCTTTATGACGATTCCCGAGGCTTGTCAACTTGTGTTAGAGGCAGGAGTTATGGGTAATGGAGGAGAGATTTATGTTTTTGACATGGGTGAGTCCGTAAAGATTTTTGATCTGGCTAAAAAGATGATTCATTTAAGTGGGCGTAAATACCCGGAAGATATTGATATTAAAATTACGGGCCTTCGTCCTGGTGAAAAGTTATACGAGGAATTATTATCAAACGAAGAGAACACGATCCCTACCTACAACGAAAAGATAATGATCGCCAAAACAGATAATATTAATGTGGATCATATCAAAGCTAAGATTGATTCCCTGATTTCTGAGCTGAGTATTGACCACTTACGATTGGTAAAAAAGATGAAGGCCATTGTTCCTGAATATATTTCAAATAATTCTGAATTCGAGGAATTAGATGATGTTCAGGTGAAGGTAAAAAAATTGAAGATTAGCTAG
- a CDS encoding DUF4105 domain-containing protein codes for MKKLLLFVLISASCFSQRIELSSKAEISVITCGPGTNELYASFGHSAFRVLDLENKIDRVYNYGTFDFDTPNFYLKFSRGKLLYQLRAYNFGNFLRSYHRENRWVKGQVLDLSREQVQQVFNFVEENTLPENRSYKYDFFYDNCSTKLYDVLEDVLGDKLVFKANFDKEDLSHRDLIELYMGHQPWADFGIDLALGADIDRKASSKDYMFLPDYVFAAFKEVEIKKEVETGVDPIVEPIVRRTEDILLSYEGEPVERGVTPFMVLSLAAIILIVVTYWDYKREKRSKVLDVLIFAFTGSVGIVLLLLWFATDHSATANNFNILWAFAPNLIFLFLMNRNAKISQYYMLTLLLFLDIMVILWIFQVQVFHYALIPLMLGLYVRYIFLWLGFRRECKSIPLK; via the coding sequence TTGAAAAAGTTACTTCTTTTTGTTCTAATATCAGCATCCTGTTTTTCCCAACGGATAGAACTTTCTTCAAAGGCAGAAATAAGTGTGATCACCTGTGGCCCGGGAACGAATGAATTATATGCAAGTTTTGGCCACAGCGCCTTTCGAGTACTTGATCTTGAAAATAAAATTGACAGAGTCTATAACTACGGTACCTTTGATTTTGATACCCCAAATTTCTATTTGAAGTTTTCACGTGGCAAACTGCTGTATCAGCTACGGGCCTATAATTTTGGTAATTTTTTGAGAAGTTATCATAGGGAAAATCGCTGGGTAAAGGGACAGGTGCTCGATTTAAGTCGGGAGCAGGTACAACAGGTATTCAATTTTGTGGAAGAAAACACATTACCTGAAAATCGATCTTACAAGTATGACTTTTTCTATGACAATTGTTCCACCAAACTATACGATGTTCTCGAAGATGTTCTCGGGGATAAACTCGTCTTTAAAGCGAATTTTGACAAGGAAGATTTAAGCCATCGCGATCTGATCGAACTTTATATGGGGCACCAGCCCTGGGCTGACTTTGGCATTGACCTTGCTTTGGGTGCAGATATTGACCGAAAAGCCAGTTCAAAAGATTATATGTTTCTGCCCGACTATGTTTTTGCGGCTTTTAAAGAGGTTGAAATTAAAAAGGAAGTTGAGACAGGAGTGGATCCTATAGTGGAACCCATTGTGAGGAGAACCGAAGATATTTTGTTGAGTTATGAAGGGGAGCCGGTTGAAAGGGGGGTTACACCATTTATGGTACTTTCATTAGCTGCGATTATTTTAATTGTGGTTACCTATTGGGATTATAAAAGGGAAAAAAGGTCCAAGGTTTTGGATGTATTGATTTTTGCATTTACAGGAAGTGTCGGGATTGTCTTGCTACTGTTATGGTTTGCAACAGATCATTCAGCTACAGCCAATAATTTCAACATTTTATGGGCCTTTGCCCCGAATTTGATTTTTCTTTTTTTAATGAATAGGAATGCGAAAATCAGTCAGTATTATATGCTGACATTGTTATTGTTCCTTGATATTATGGTAATTTTATGGATTTTTCAAGTCCAAGTATTTCACTACGCCTTGATTCCTTTGATGCTGGGGCTATATGTAAGGTATATTTTCTTATGGCTTGGGTTTAGGAGGGAGTGTAAATCAATCCCTTTAAAATAA
- a CDS encoding PorV/PorQ family protein yields MKLKKGVFLIVLLSSLSHGQAFRSFSNEFLNLGVDAAAFGMGKAVIASSGDVNSIYWNPAGLTKVDDIQGALMHAEYFQGIGKYDYAAFAKPINDVSTFAVAFIRFGVDDILNTTELIDSQGNINYDNISLFSAADYAFNVAYARRLPVQGLNLGVNTKIVHRKIGDFASSWGFGIDASLQFQTETEWRFGVMVRDITTTFNAWTIDQEEFDKIQNAIPGENQEAPETLELTKPKVQFGVAKSFVAFRDFNILTEIDLNMRFSETNDIISSSALSIDPGVGLQFDYLKMAYLRVGVNNFQYFTDFEGNRSSSVEPNFGVGFRYKGIQLDYALANIGAASGTLYSNIFSIKVDISYFR; encoded by the coding sequence TTGAAATTGAAAAAAGGTGTATTTCTTATCGTTTTACTCTCATCACTGAGCCATGGACAGGCATTCAGGAGTTTTTCCAATGAGTTCCTGAACCTGGGAGTAGATGCGGCTGCTTTTGGCATGGGAAAAGCGGTAATTGCTTCAAGCGGAGATGTGAATTCGATTTACTGGAACCCGGCTGGGCTCACAAAAGTTGATGACATTCAGGGAGCATTAATGCATGCCGAGTATTTTCAGGGAATCGGAAAATATGACTATGCCGCCTTTGCCAAACCAATCAATGATGTCAGCACGTTTGCCGTTGCCTTTATTCGTTTTGGGGTAGACGATATTTTGAATACCACAGAACTTATCGATAGCCAGGGAAACATCAATTATGACAACATTAGCCTCTTTTCAGCTGCCGATTATGCTTTTAATGTGGCATATGCCCGCAGGCTACCGGTACAAGGACTAAATCTTGGCGTAAATACGAAAATCGTGCATCGCAAGATCGGTGATTTTGCTTCTTCCTGGGGTTTTGGCATTGACGCTTCCTTACAGTTTCAGACCGAAACAGAATGGCGGTTTGGAGTCATGGTACGGGACATTACAACCACCTTTAACGCCTGGACCATCGACCAGGAAGAATTCGATAAAATACAAAACGCCATTCCCGGAGAAAACCAGGAGGCACCTGAAACCCTTGAACTTACTAAACCGAAAGTACAGTTTGGCGTAGCCAAATCTTTTGTAGCGTTCAGGGATTTTAATATCCTTACAGAGATTGATCTGAATATGCGATTTTCAGAAACCAATGATATTATCTCGTCTTCTGCTCTTAGTATTGACCCGGGAGTTGGACTGCAGTTTGACTATTTAAAAATGGCTTATCTACGTGTAGGAGTCAACAACTTTCAGTATTTTACCGATTTTGAAGGGAACAGATCGTCAAGCGTTGAACCCAATTTTGGAGTTGGATTTCGTTACAAAGGAATACAGCTGGATTATGCTCTCGCCAATATCGGTGCAGCGAGTGGCACCTTATATTCGAACATATTCTCAATTAAGGTGGATATATCTTATTTTAGATAG
- a CDS encoding YheT family hydrolase, protein MALVSESTYNPHLLFKSKHLNTIYRTLFHKIEVGFQRERMETSDDDFMDLDFSRVGSDKLVIIIHGLEGSSGSKYVTAMTQVANLSGYDVLAVNLRGCSGETNRLLYSYHSGKTDDFAEILGHLDTHKSYKSYFAVGYSLGGNLLLKYLGEERDDYSGKLNAGVGVSVPCDLKGSSEAIAKFWNMVYMQRFLISLKKKTRIKMEQFPDHDLNTKAILNSANFLDFDNFFTAPVNGFKDANDYWKQNSSNQFLESIRIPSLLITAADDPFLSDTCIPVKEAKNNRNFKLEVTRYGGHVGYNSTFKNGSGFWLERRIMDFFGRFYREGFGAQF, encoded by the coding sequence ATGGCTTTAGTTTCTGAGTCAACATATAATCCTCATCTTCTGTTCAAGAGCAAGCATCTGAATACCATTTACAGGACGTTGTTCCACAAAATAGAAGTTGGCTTTCAGCGGGAAAGAATGGAGACCTCCGACGATGATTTTATGGATCTGGATTTTTCCCGTGTTGGCTCCGATAAACTTGTGATCATTATTCATGGGCTTGAGGGAAGTTCAGGTTCGAAGTATGTTACGGCAATGACCCAGGTGGCCAACCTTTCCGGCTATGATGTGTTAGCGGTTAATTTAAGGGGTTGCAGCGGGGAAACAAATCGTTTGCTTTACTCTTATCACAGCGGAAAAACAGATGATTTTGCAGAGATTCTTGGCCATTTGGACACTCACAAATCATACAAATCGTACTTTGCTGTTGGCTATAGTTTAGGTGGCAACCTTTTGTTGAAATACCTGGGTGAGGAACGTGATGACTACTCTGGTAAATTAAATGCAGGAGTCGGCGTATCTGTTCCCTGCGACCTGAAAGGTTCTTCTGAGGCAATTGCAAAATTCTGGAACATGGTATATATGCAGCGATTCCTGATCTCTTTGAAAAAGAAAACCCGAATTAAAATGGAACAGTTTCCAGATCATGACCTGAATACCAAAGCCATTCTGAATTCAGCCAACTTTCTGGACTTTGACAACTTTTTTACGGCACCAGTTAATGGGTTTAAAGATGCAAACGATTACTGGAAGCAGAACAGCTCCAACCAGTTTTTGGAAAGTATCAGAATTCCCAGTTTGCTAATTACTGCTGCAGATGACCCGTTTTTGTCGGATACCTGCATTCCGGTTAAGGAAGCCAAAAATAATAGGAACTTTAAGCTGGAAGTGACCCGATACGGTGGCCATGTGGGCTATAACTCCACCTTTAAAAACGGAAGCGGTTTTTGGCTGGAAAGGCGAATCATGGATTTTTTTGGAAGATTTTATAGAGAAGGCTTCGGAGCACAATTCTGA